One Sphingomonas limnosediminicola DNA segment encodes these proteins:
- the zwf gene encoding glucose-6-phosphate dehydrogenase: protein MAEKASTLLLFGATGDLSRRMLLPSLYGLDSDGLLPDQLRIVGTARTELDDAEFRARAQEALKEHLPEGFYQQGIADRFLARLHYVPLDINDPAGFARLSKTIGDPCHGVAIFLSTAPSLFKPTIDGLKRAGLACPTVRMALEKPLGTDLESSREINDAVAAAFPEDRTFRIDHYLGKETVQNLLALRFANLLFEPLWNSAHIDHIQITVAETVGLEGRADYYESSGALRDMVQNHMLQLLALTAMEPPTDFNATAVRDEKVKVLRSLRRITEADVESHTVVGQYGRGAIDGEPVPGYAEELGRDSPTETFVAIKAYVDNWRWKGVPFYLRTGKRMPTRDTEIFIQFKDVPYSIFAARGATTRPNKLVIGLQPEETISLHLMSKTPGLDREGVRLREIPLDIGLANAFSEYRRRIAYERLLLDLIEGDPTLFVRRDEVEAQWAWIDQIRAAWREKGMSPRSYTAGTWGPSAAIALTERDGISWHE, encoded by the coding sequence ATGGCGGAAAAGGCATCTACCCTCCTGTTGTTCGGCGCGACCGGCGATCTTTCCCGGCGCATGTTGCTTCCTTCGCTTTACGGCCTCGATTCCGACGGGCTTTTGCCTGATCAGCTGCGCATCGTCGGCACTGCCCGCACAGAGCTCGATGACGCTGAATTTCGAGCGCGCGCACAAGAGGCCCTGAAGGAGCATCTTCCAGAGGGTTTCTACCAGCAGGGCATTGCCGACCGTTTTCTCGCGCGGCTCCACTATGTCCCCTTGGACATCAATGATCCGGCCGGCTTCGCGCGGCTGTCCAAAACCATCGGCGACCCATGCCATGGTGTGGCAATCTTCCTCTCGACCGCCCCATCGTTATTCAAACCGACGATCGACGGCCTGAAGCGAGCCGGCCTCGCATGCCCGACGGTCCGCATGGCGCTCGAGAAACCGCTCGGCACGGATCTCGAATCCAGCCGCGAGATCAACGACGCTGTCGCTGCCGCCTTTCCCGAGGATCGCACCTTCCGCATCGACCACTACCTGGGCAAGGAAACCGTACAGAACCTGCTTGCATTGCGGTTCGCGAATCTGCTGTTCGAACCGCTGTGGAACAGCGCTCACATCGACCACATCCAGATAACCGTAGCCGAGACCGTCGGACTGGAGGGCCGCGCCGATTATTACGAAAGCTCTGGCGCGCTCCGCGACATGGTGCAGAACCATATGCTCCAGTTGCTCGCACTGACGGCGATGGAGCCGCCGACCGACTTCAACGCCACTGCCGTTCGCGACGAGAAGGTCAAGGTGCTGCGCTCGCTCCGGCGGATCACCGAGGCGGATGTCGAGAGCCACACGGTGGTCGGCCAGTACGGCCGCGGCGCCATCGATGGCGAACCGGTGCCCGGCTATGCGGAGGAATTGGGCCGCGACAGCCCGACCGAAACCTTTGTCGCGATCAAGGCCTATGTCGACAACTGGCGCTGGAAGGGCGTTCCCTTCTACCTTCGAACGGGCAAGCGCATGCCGACGCGCGACACGGAGATCTTCATCCAGTTCAAGGATGTTCCCTACTCCATCTTCGCGGCGCGCGGCGCGACGACACGGCCGAACAAGCTGGTCATCGGCCTTCAACCTGAAGAGACGATAAGCCTGCACCTGATGTCAAAGACCCCGGGCCTGGACCGAGAGGGCGTTCGTCTGCGCGAAATCCCCCTCGACATCGGGCTTGCCAATGCCTTCAGCGAATACCGCCGTCGCATCGCGTACGAGCGCTTGCTTCTGGACCTCATCGAGGGCGACCCGACCTTGTTCGTCCGCCGGGATGAGGTCGAAGCGCAATGGGCCTGGATCGACCAGATCCGAGCCGCCTGGCGCGAAAAGGGAATGTCGCCACGATCGTATACAGCAGGCACCTGGGGCCCGTCCGCCGCCATCGCGCTGACCGAGCGCGATGGGATTAGCTGGCACGAGTAA
- the edd gene encoding phosphogluconate dehydratase has product MSLHPTLAAVTDRIIERSKPTRRKYLDLMADEKDRGISRPRLSCGNFAHGFAASGEDKAAISTFNGPNIGIVTAYNDMLSAHQPYGRFPEQMKIFAREVGATAQVAGGVPAMCDGVTQGQAGMDLSLFSRDVIAMSTAVALSHGMFDAAALLGICDKIVPGLLIGALRFGHLPMLLVPGGPMPSGLPNKEKQRVRQLYAEGKVSKDELLRAESRSYHSPGTCTFYGTANSNQMMMELMGLHIPNAAFINPGTPLRQALTRAAVHRLADLAKSGERPLAQVVDEKAIVNAMAGLLATGGSTNHTIHLPAIARAAGIIIDWQDFEELSGAVPLLARVYPNGAKDVNDFQDAGGMAFVTYTLGREGLIHMDTVTAGAESMDDWVGNPELHGDELIWKPAEESADVDMLRPATEPFLADGGMRLVKGNLGRAVFKTSAVDSDRWLIEAPARCFSDQDAVLEAFKAGELDRDVTVIVRFQGPRANGMPELHKLTPTLGVLQDRGHRVALVTDGRMSGASGKVPAAIHVSPEALPDGPLARVRDGDIIRLDANTGTLEAVGVDLASRPAANSPPPPVGTGRELFALMRVTSNEAEQGASAMLAAMEIEQA; this is encoded by the coding sequence ATGAGTCTTCACCCCACACTCGCCGCCGTCACCGATCGCATCATCGAGCGGTCCAAGCCGACGCGACGCAAGTATCTCGACCTCATGGCCGACGAGAAGGACCGAGGGATCAGCAGGCCTCGCCTCAGTTGCGGCAATTTCGCGCATGGGTTCGCCGCATCCGGCGAGGACAAGGCCGCCATCAGCACTTTCAACGGTCCTAACATCGGCATCGTAACCGCTTACAATGACATGCTGTCGGCGCATCAGCCCTACGGCCGTTTCCCCGAGCAGATGAAGATCTTCGCTCGCGAAGTTGGCGCAACGGCGCAGGTCGCGGGCGGCGTTCCGGCCATGTGCGACGGTGTCACGCAGGGTCAGGCCGGCATGGACCTCTCGTTGTTCAGCCGCGACGTCATCGCGATGAGCACCGCGGTCGCGCTCAGTCACGGCATGTTTGATGCAGCCGCGCTGCTTGGCATTTGCGACAAGATTGTCCCAGGGTTGCTGATCGGCGCATTACGCTTTGGTCATCTGCCAATGCTGCTAGTCCCCGGTGGACCGATGCCATCGGGGCTCCCGAACAAGGAAAAGCAGCGCGTCCGCCAGCTCTATGCCGAGGGCAAAGTCAGCAAGGACGAACTGCTTCGCGCCGAAAGTCGCTCCTACCACTCCCCCGGCACCTGCACCTTCTACGGCACCGCCAATAGCAACCAGATGATGATGGAGCTGATGGGGCTGCACATTCCCAACGCTGCGTTCATCAATCCCGGCACGCCGCTGCGTCAGGCGCTGACGCGCGCGGCGGTTCATCGGCTCGCGGATCTCGCGAAGAGCGGGGAGCGTCCGCTGGCGCAAGTCGTCGATGAGAAGGCAATCGTAAACGCCATGGCCGGGCTGCTGGCAACGGGCGGATCGACCAACCACACCATCCATTTGCCCGCGATCGCTCGCGCGGCCGGGATCATCATCGACTGGCAAGACTTCGAGGAGCTTTCAGGGGCTGTCCCGTTGCTCGCGCGCGTCTACCCCAACGGTGCGAAGGACGTGAACGACTTCCAAGATGCCGGTGGCATGGCCTTTGTGACCTACACACTGGGTCGCGAAGGTTTGATCCACATGGACACCGTCACCGCGGGCGCGGAATCGATGGATGACTGGGTCGGCAATCCGGAGTTGCACGGCGACGAGCTCATCTGGAAGCCCGCGGAGGAAAGCGCCGACGTCGACATGCTCCGTCCTGCGACCGAGCCCTTCCTGGCCGACGGCGGTATGCGCCTTGTCAAAGGCAATTTGGGCCGCGCGGTCTTCAAGACCAGCGCCGTCGACTCCGACCGCTGGTTGATCGAGGCCCCTGCCCGCTGCTTCTCCGACCAGGATGCGGTGCTGGAGGCCTTCAAGGCCGGCGAGCTGGATCGCGACGTGACCGTGATCGTGCGCTTCCAGGGTCCACGGGCGAACGGCATGCCTGAGCTGCACAAGCTAACGCCGACGCTAGGCGTGCTTCAGGACCGCGGCCACCGCGTAGCGCTCGTGACCGACGGCCGGATGTCAGGTGCCAGCGGCAAGGTGCCCGCCGCGATCCACGTTTCGCCAGAAGCGCTTCCCGATGGACCACTGGCGCGGGTGCGCGACGGTGACATCATTCGCCTCGATGCGAATACCGGCACGCTGGAGGCAGTCGGCGTCGATCTGGCGTCACGTCCCGCGGCCAATTCGCCCCCGCCGCCGGTCGGCACCGGCCGTGAGCTGTTCGCGCTGATGCGCGTCACATCGAACGAAGCTGAGCAAGGCGCCTCCGCCATGCTTGCCGCAATGGAAATTGAACAAGCATGA